Within the Drosophila miranda strain MSH22 chromosome Y unlocalized genomic scaffold, D.miranda_PacBio2.1 Contig_Y2_pilon, whole genome shotgun sequence genome, the region gctccgtttttcatttacttttgcggattacgttttcagccaaaacgtttcgttttcgttttaaggtgctccagttttcacatattttttttatcgatatgtttcttttttcatcgtttctggcaaacaaaaacagctgacCTGGCTGCTTTGTAAAAATACAGCGTGATTAAAatgccttttattttttcaattgcttgTTTTGAAGCAAAACGATTGCAGAAATTACGTGATCTAAGAAGATCTAGACATCTTAGATGCAACACTTGTGTATTTATCATGTCTGACGAACTGTGAGTAACAGCATGCgtattgaaaattaaattgctaATGGTAAAGCTTTCAGATTTGTGAAGTCATTTCGGATCGACAAAAAAACTTTCAAAATGATTTTGGAGAAAGTTCAACCTCATTTAGGTGTTACCAGGAAGTTATCTCCCTCTACGCAATTGGCTTCAGTAATGCGATATCTCGCCACTGGCTGCTACCAGTGGGCAGTTGCCAAAGACCACCATATAAACATTGGACGCAGTACATTTGGAAAGATTCTTCACAAACTTATTCCGTTGATGGACAGGCTGTTATGTGTTGAGTTCATTTCGTTGCAGATGAATAATCATCAATTGCAACAATCATATGAATATTTCTATCGGAACTTTAAATTGCCTCGAATTGGTGCCTGTGTGGATGGAACTCACATCAGAATACTAAAACCTGTACAAAACCACTCCGTGTTCTATAATAGGAAAGGATTTTATAGCATGAATGCCATGGTGGTGTGTAACTACAACATGGAGATAATTGCTATTGATGCCACGCACCCTGGTTCCTGCCATGACTCCTTCATTTGGAATCACTCCCCTGCTAGGGAATATTTATCCACGACCATTAATGGgtttgttttggctgattCGGGCTACGCTCTAGAGAGTTTTGTTCTGACTCCTTATAGGAGCGCGGAGATAGCCACCTATCAGCACAGATTCAACATAAAGCATACTGGAGCACGAAATATTATAGAACGCACCATTGGAGTCCTTAAAAGCCGTTTCCGTTGCTTGCAACGCACTTTAAATTACCCACCAATATTTTGTTGCCAAATTATAAATGTATGCTGTGCCCTGCACAATATTTGTAGAAGACGTAATGTCTTAATCGAGGAGGATGTTCGATTTGACGACCCTTT harbors:
- the LOC117193517 gene encoding putative nuclease HARBI1, which produces MPFIFSIACFEAKRLQKLRDLRRSRHLRCNTCVFIMSDELFVKSFRIDKKTFKMILEKVQPHLGVTRKLSPSTQLASVMRYLATGCYQWAVAKDHHINIGRSTFGKILHKLIPLMDRLLCVEFISLQMNNHQLQQSYEYFYRNFKLPRIGACVDGTHIRILKPVQNHSVFYNRKGFYSMNAMVVCNYNMEIIAIDATHPGSCHDSFIWNHSPAREYLSTTINGFVLADSGYALESFVLTPYRSAEIATYQHRFNIKHTGARNIIERTIGVLKSRFRCLQRTLNYPPIFCCQIINVCCALHNICRRRNVLIEEDVRFDDPLDTENEFDDTENNGSSIRDEIAQAIPY